In one window of Branchiostoma floridae strain S238N-H82 chromosome 14, Bfl_VNyyK, whole genome shotgun sequence DNA:
- the LOC118430604 gene encoding uncharacterized protein LOC118430604 — MKPCLLFLAIALAVVAGGKINKDTRASPKIDDGGGNQSSPKVTKPVDIVNEQTITTEKSKPLGSEHGKTRRSSNSSKRNKRAVPAFLAAAAKELGGKVISKLGERIAEGVLENHQEKVVSGLQNYLGKQMDKFDDEYKDLLKETSGLAAGLGRQVEEADIQLLSKPGAAMGNMYAPPGWEIRHKYKYKDDRSNDRGSSSGQAAAFTYPAGLGPVLMNGCFGTGYKNGDPCFQAKIPRTGCPNLIDGATYLGVGFDGRGVYSAESRKKSIIQRSCSNLQTYGENEVPDSMTVQGIYDTNVESYTFSSTEEYRQYLAEKSAVTSAKAMFQEEINKASGYGAGGGPFGFLFWAGGGKSSQSGTSSKSSGFTAASGARAQLSEQQTQTFMAMLEMDIFRYEIFMDDVTPDRLNVGFLRDFISLPESYFSPGAEIIFQNFYLRWGTHYIKSAKFGGQLKIIKTKQATKDLTMSEFATRAEADWKMTMSTFSAQASQTKSSSWFHEHETKSESKQTTGQTDVDEESEANRQKEEQESSQDYSNEMLVVQGGDQQIAAAITEMYTTALTAELKDWLESIKDYPKPFSFVLRRVTDVLNIPSDSLFPAGQVDYGCLGKTHLKTEKGTGKKYYIQTTTKNSEDSQHKTMNTTSMDDSTVTVSEIRYCNFADRKALEESMSKKRMSLDRAVTVYLEEGRILSSDFLLPAGEAGCETAMLAFLQGDNTGVPTWEDMTGGKEFTVVFDMPYDIPGIVQAQDVLELKFFRHLWFSSRRGFVPHLYDGYENGESNDIQRKKVSVFGLVMTYEEETGLFHVADDDFNASKAFLPELPTWVKYRSVARAEYKKLLNHLVQKPDTVGDVPCSIHWSNAHRFDPTDGGKCIHFTAASEGDIFVVFASIPQNHETWVYIQISPEGVVLYKALRLQTTQLRDNAGGLGSAILYQSYFVCVTEDVEKRTTVIQYGKTPDNEERPHVWLSFTFTELASLQYYSFGSGESPVKVMGLSLLDRSAKDFIICREGTEMINGVCQQKCHSECTGCRTSGSNSPMDCIACKHLKVPYPYTEGPPDAFKCVAQCPRHFEPINVLKTCTCIKRMEEARPDGVVDCVTECPLTHFDDNKVCKKCSSFCSDVSSEGRRVCSGPASADCDTCKYQHGGQCVEGCSPGQKAVRGEDGSFNCHQCRSGYECKLGDENEDICPAGKYSNENRTACEQCPAGEFSGNPGAASCQKCPAGEYSTGGGSTSCLDCPAGKYSNDGSTACELCAAGEFSSTPGAASCQKCPVGQYSTGEGSTECLDCPAGKYSNEGRTACASCAAGEFSDTPGALSCQKCPAGQYSTAEGSTKCVVCPVGKYSNEGRTMCKPCAAGEFSNTTGAESCLKCPRGKYSHEGRTACQPCPIGEFSSTPGAASCQKCPAGQSSKPGSSDCKPLSDCQDILDIDETTPSGVYTLDPRDNLGSFQVFCDMDTDGGGWTLFQRRQDGTVDFYRDWDDYKNGFPSNLTGEFWLGNDKLYRLAVQKDYQLRVDMEDFEGNTAYATYSMFDISPESQNYKLHIGSYSGSAGDSLSFHDGKPFSTKDRDNDNACAQTFKGAWWYNVCHKSNLNGLYHLDPFESYVTGDGVTWTHWKSNYSLKRSEMKIRPTP; from the exons atgaAGCCATGCCTACTGTTTCTCGCCATTGCCCTTGCCGTAGTTGCTG GCGGAAAAATCAATAAAGATACCCGGGCATCACCGAAGATAGATGACGGCGGAGGGAACCAATCCAGCCCCAAAGTAACCAAACCTGTTGACATTGTCAATGAACAGACCATTACAACGGAGAAATCCAAACCACTCG GATCGGAACATGGAAAAACAAGACGTTCGTCCAACAGCTCTAAAAGGAACAAAAGGGCTGTTCCTGCATTTCTGGCTGCGGCAGCGAAAGAGCTAGGAGGAAAAGTCATCAGCAAACTTGGTGAAAGGATCGCGGAAGGTGTATTAGAAAACCACCAGGAGAAGGTGGTGAGCGGTCTACAAAACTACCTGGGGAAACagatggacaagtttgacgatGAGTACAAGGACCTGTTGAAGGAGACCAGTGGACTGGCAGCGGGTTTGGGCCGTCAAGTAGAGGAG GCAGACATCCAGCTTCTGTCAAAGCCAGGAGCCgcgatgggtaacatgtatgcaccaccaggctgggagatccgccataagtacaagtacaaggatgacag AAGTAATGACAGGGGCAGCTCCAGCGGACAGGCCGCAGCCTTCACCTACCCAGCCGGACTAGGACCAGTTCTGATGAACGGCTGCTTCGGTACCGGCTATAAGAATGGGGACCCCTGCTTTCAGGCCAAGATTCCACGGACAGGTTGCCCT AACCTTATCGATGGAGCAACCTACCTAGGCGTCGGGTTTGACGGAAGAGGCGTGTATTCTGCTGAGTCTAGGAAGAAAAGCATCATCCAGAGATCATGCAGTAACCTCCAAAC ATACGGTGAGAACGAGGTTCCAGACTCCATGACCGTTCAAGGCATCTATGACACCAACGTGGAGTCATACACCTTCAGCTCAACAGAAGAATATCGGCAGTACCTAGCGGAGAAGTCGGCCGTTACGTCTGCCAAGGCGATGTTCCAGGAGGAAATCAACAAGGCGTCTGGATATGGAGCAGGGGGCGGACCTTTTGGTTTCCTGTTCTGGGCAGGAGGGGGCAAATCCAGCCAGAGTGGCACATCTAGCAAATCATCAGGATTCACTGCGGCCTCCGGTGCTCGTGCCCAGCTAAGCGAGCAACAAACACAGACATTCATGGCTATGTTGGAGATGGACATATTTAG GTATGAGATCTTCATGGACGACGTGACGCCAGACCGGCTGAATGTAGGCTTCCTGCGAGATTTTATCTCACTACCAGAATCCTACTTCTCTCCTGGAGCAGAAATCATCTTCC AAAACTTCTACCTCCGCTGGGGAACACACTACATCAAGTCAGCCAAATTTGGAGGCCAGCTGAagatcatcaaaacaaaacaagctaCGAAGGACCTGACGATGTCTGAATTCGCCACGAGAGCTGAAGCTGACTGGAAGATGACCATGAGCACCTTCTCAGCTCAGGCGTCACAAACCAAATCCAGCAGCTGGTTCCATGAGCACGAGACGAAGTCTGAGTCAAAACAAACCACGGGACAGACGGATGTTGATGAAGAGtctgaggcaaacagacaaaaagagGAGCAAGa GTCATCGCAAGACTACAGCAACGAGATGTTGGTGGTGCAAGGCGGAGACCAGCAGATTGCCGCGGCCATCACGGAGATGTACACGACAGCCCTAACAGCAGAGCTGAAGGACTGGTTAGAGTCTATCAAAGACTACCCAAAACCCTTCTCCTTTGTGTTGCGACGAGTAACCGATGTACTGAACATCCCCTCTGACTCGCTCTTCCCTGCAGGACAGGTGGACTATGGCTGCCTTGGTAAAAC ACATCTAAAGACAGAAAAGGGGACGGGCAAAAAGTACtacatacaaacaacaacaaagaacagCGAGGACAGTCAACACAAAACGATGAATACAACAAGCATGGACGATTCAACAGTGACAGTCTCTGAGATTCGCTATTGCAACTTCGCCGACCGCAAAGCCCTTGAGGAAAGCATGAGTAAGAAGAGGATGTCACTTGACCGTGCAGTAACGGTGTACCTGGAAGAG GGTCGTATACTTAGCTCAGACTTCCTCCTGCCCGCCGGAGAGGCAGGCTGTGAAACCGCCATGTTAGCCTTCCTCCAGGGGGACAACACCGGCGTGCCAACATGGGAAGACATGACCGGGGGGAAGGAATTCACGGTCGTTTTTGACATGCCCTACGACATCCCTGGCATCGTTCAGGCACAAGACGTGCTGGAACTGAAGTTCTTCCGTCATCTGTGGTTTTCCAGTAGGAGGGGGTTCGTGCCTCATCTGTACGATGGCTACGAAAACGGAGAAAGCAATGATATTCAAAGAAAGAAG GTAAGCGTGTTTGGCCTTGTGATGACGTATGAAGAAGAAACCGGTCTCTTCCATGTGGCAGATGACGACTTCAATGCCTCTAAAGCATTcctaccagagttaccaacatGGGTAAAATATCGCAGCGTAGCCAGAGCGGAGTACAAGAAATTACTCAACCACCTGGTTCAGAAACC TGATACAGTTGGAGACGTCCCGTGTAGCATCCATTGGTCCAATGCGCATCGCTTTGACCCGACCGATGGAGGAAAGTGCATCCACTTCACTGCCGCGTCAGAAGGAGACATCTTTGTTGTGTTCGCCAGCATCCCGCAGAACCATGAGACTTGGGTGTACATACAGATATCGCCAGAGGGAGTTGTATTGTACAAG GCATTGCGGCTCCAGACAACCCAGCTTAGGGACAACGCCGGTGGTCTTGGCTCTGCAATCCTGTACCAGTCCTACTTTGTCTGTGTGACTGAAGATGTGGAGAAAAGGACCACAGTCATTCAATACGGGAAGACGCCTGACAATGAG GAGAGACCACATGTCTGGCTGAGTTTCACATTCACTGAGCTGGCGTCCCTTCAGTACTACTCCTTCGGCAGCGGGGAGTCTCCTGTGAAAGTCATGGGACTGTCTCTACTGGACAGGTCGGCAAAGGACTTCATCATCTGCCGAGAAGGGACGGAAATGATTAACGGGGTGTGTCAACAGAAATGTCACTCCGAGTGTACAG GTTGTCGAACAAGTGGATCAAATTCCCCAATGGACTGCATCGCCTGTAAACATCTGAAGGTGCCTTATCCCTACACGGAGGGCCCACCCGACGCCTTTAAGTGTGTCGCGCAGTGTCCTAGGCATTTTGAACCTATCAATGTTTTaaaaacctgtacat GTATCAAAAGGATGGAGGAGGCCCGCCCTGATGGTGTTGTGGACTGTGTGACAGAGTGTCCCCTGACGCACTTTGATGATAACAAAGTCTGCAAAA AATGCAGCAGCTTTTGTTCAGACGTCAGTAGTGAGGGGAGAAGAGTCTGCTCAGGCCCCGCTTCAGCAGACTGTGACACGTGTAAAtatcaacatggcggacagtgTGTGGAAGGTTGCAGTCCTGGGCAAAAGGCTGTCAGAG GAGAGGACGGGTCTTTTAACTGTCACCAATGTCGGTCTGGCTATGAGTGTAAGCTGGGGGACGAGAATGAAGACATCTGCCCAGCCGGCAAGTACAGTAACGAAAACAGAACAGCGTGCGAGCAGTGTCCAGCAGGAGAGTTTAGCGGCAACCCAGGAGCGGCGTCCTGTCAGAAGTGTCCGGCAGGGGAGTACAGTACAGGCGGGGGTTCAACTTCATGTTTAGACTGTCCAGCTGGGAAGTACAGTAACGACGGTAGTACAGCGTGCGAGCTGTGTGCAGCAGGAGAGTTCAGCAGCACTCCAGGAGCGGCGTCCTGTCAGAAATGTCCAGTTGGGCAGTACAGCACAGGAGAAGGGTCTACAGAATGTTTAGATTGTCCAGCTGGGAAGTACAGTAACGAAGGAAGAACAGCTTGCGCTTCGTGTGCAGCAGGAGAGTTTAGCGACACACCTGGAGCGTTGTCTTGTCAGAAATGTCCAGCCGGACAGTACAGCACAGCAGAAGGGTCAACAAAATGTGTCGTCTGTCCAGTGGGCAAGTACAGTAACGAAGGCAGGACGATGTGCAAGCCGTGTGCAGCAGGAGAGTTTAGTAACACTACCGGAGCGGAATCTTGTCTAAAGTGTCCAAGGGGGAAGTACAGCCACGAAGGCAGGACAGCTTGCCAGCCGTGTCCAATAGGAGAGTTCAGCAGCACTCCGGGAGCAGCGTCCTGTCAGAAGTGTCCAGCAGGACAAAGCAGTAAACCGGGATCATCTGACTGCAAACCACTATCAG ACTGCCAGGATATCCTCGACATCGACGAGACCACGCCCAGCGGCGTGTACACGTTGGATCCACGGGACAACCTTGGCAGCTTCCAGGTCTTCTGTGATATGGACACGGACGGCGGCGGCTGGACG TTGTTCCAGAGACGCCAAGACGGAACAGTGGACTTCTACCGGGACTGGGATGACTACAAGAACGGCTTCCCTTCCAACCTGACCGGCGAGTTCTGGCTGGGGAATGACAAATTGTACCGCCTGGCCGTGCAGAAAGACTACCAGCTCAGGGTGGATATGGAGGATTTTGAGGGGAACACGGCATACGCGACTTACAGCATGTTTGACATCTCACCTGAATCCCAGAACTACAAACTCCACATTGGGTCTTATAGCGGTAGTGCAG GGGATAGCCTGTCTTTCCATGACGGGAaaccattcagtaccaaggacagagacaacgACAACGCCTGTGCTCAGACGTTCAAAGGTGCTTGGTGGTACAATGTTTGCCACAAATCCAACCTGAACGGGCTGTACCACCTGGATCCTTTTGAGAGTTACGTTACCGGTGACGGCGTCACCTGGACGCACTGGAAGAGTAACTACTCCTTGAAGCGTTCGGAGATGAAAATCCGTCCAACTCCATAA